Proteins encoded by one window of Anas platyrhynchos isolate ZD024472 breed Pekin duck chromosome 14, IASCAAS_PekinDuck_T2T, whole genome shotgun sequence:
- the ZCCHC10 gene encoding zinc finger CCHC domain-containing protein 10: protein MATPMHRLIARRQAEANKQHVRCQKCLEFGHWTYECTGKRKYLHRPSRTAQLAKVLKEKEKRLLLQQSAGESTAERKTKKKRSKSVTSSSSSSSVSSASDSSSDSEDSSTSSSDDDSDSDESSSTSSSSPSSSSTTSSSEFESDSSSSSSSSSSTDSSSSDDEPPKKKKKK from the exons atgGCGACTCCCATGCACCGCCTCATCGCCCGCCGCCAGGC AGAGGCAAACAAGCAGCACGTCAGATGTCAGAAATGCTTGGAGTTTGGACATTGGACGTATGAATGTacagggaagagaaaatacCTGCATAGACCTTCGAGGACAGCTCAGTTAGCAAaagttctgaaagaaaaagagaagcgACTGTTATTGCAACAAAG CGCTGGAGAAAGTACTGCAGAAAGGAAgaccaagaaaaaaag atctAAAAGTGTGACGagttccagcagcagcagcagtgtcagCTCAGCTAGCGATTCGTCATCTGACAGTGAAGATTCCTCTACCTCCTCTTCTGATGATGATAGTGACAGTGATGAGAGCTCCTCAACTTCCTCATCGTCTCCATCCTCGAGTAGTACTACTTCTTCTTCGGAGTTTGAATCAGATTCTAGTTCCTCgagcagtagcagcagcagcacagacagtAGTAGTTCTGATGATGAGCcaccaaagaaaaagaagaagaaataa